The Strix aluco isolate bStrAlu1 chromosome 19, bStrAlu1.hap1, whole genome shotgun sequence genome contains a region encoding:
- the MED31 gene encoding mediator of RNA polymerase II transcription subunit 31 isoform X3 has protein sequence METDDTGNRLRFQLELEFVQCLANPNYLNFLAQRGYFKDKAFVNYLKYLLYWKEPEYAKYLKYPQCLHMLELLQYEHFRKELVNAQCAKFIDEQQILHWQHYSRKRMRLQQALAEQQQQNNTSVK, from the exons ATGGAGACAG ATGATACAGGAAATCGACTTCGGTTCCAGCTGGAGTTAGAGTTTGTGCAATGTCTGGCAAATCCAAATTACCTCAACT ttcttgCACAAAGAGGCTACTTCAAAGACAAGGCTTTTGTaaattatcttaaatatttactttattgGAAAGAACCTGAATATGCAAAATACCTGAA GTATCCTCAGTGTTTGCATATGTTAGAGCTGCTCCAGTATGAACACTTCCGCAAAGAACTGGTCAATGCTCAGTGTGCTAAATTTATTGATGAGCAACAGATTCTTCACTGGCAGCATTATTCTCGGAAAAGAATGCGTCTCCAGCAAGCgcttgcagagcagcagcaacaaaacaacaccTCTGTAAAATGA
- the MED31 gene encoding mediator of RNA polymerase II transcription subunit 31 isoform X2: MFKRNFLYFSLCPLPFVFSLGTTEKSLILSSFPCTDDTGNRLRFQLELEFVQCLANPNYLNFLAQRGYFKDKAFVNYLKYLLYWKEPEYAKYLKYPQCLHMLELLQYEHFRKELVNAQCAKFIDEQQILHWQHYSRKRMRLQQALAEQQQQNNTSVK, encoded by the exons ATGTTTAAaaggaatttcctgtatttcagtttgtgcccattgccttttgtcttttctctgggcaccactgagaagagtttgATTCTGTCTTCGTTCCCTTGCACTG ATGATACAGGAAATCGACTTCGGTTCCAGCTGGAGTTAGAGTTTGTGCAATGTCTGGCAAATCCAAATTACCTCAACT ttcttgCACAAAGAGGCTACTTCAAAGACAAGGCTTTTGTaaattatcttaaatatttactttattgGAAAGAACCTGAATATGCAAAATACCTGAA GTATCCTCAGTGTTTGCATATGTTAGAGCTGCTCCAGTATGAACACTTCCGCAAAGAACTGGTCAATGCTCAGTGTGCTAAATTTATTGATGAGCAACAGATTCTTCACTGGCAGCATTATTCTCGGAAAAGAATGCGTCTCCAGCAAGCgcttgcagagcagcagcaacaaaacaacaccTCTGTAAAATGA
- the MED31 gene encoding mediator of RNA polymerase II transcription subunit 31 isoform X1: MRVPLAHSSSCWGPSEPSVTGSARCLCGGLLLVTAPDPLSAPTFTTSDGYDTGNRLRFQLELEFVQCLANPNYLNFLAQRGYFKDKAFVNYLKYLLYWKEPEYAKYLKYPQCLHMLELLQYEHFRKELVNAQCAKFIDEQQILHWQHYSRKRMRLQQALAEQQQQNNTSVK, encoded by the exons ATGAGAGTCCCGCTGGCCCATTCCTCCAGCTGCTGGGGTCCCTCTGAGCCCAGTGTCACGGGATCTGCACGCTGCCTGTGTGGGGGTCTGTTACTCGTCACAGCCCCAGATCCCCTGTCAGCCCCGACGTTTACCACCAGCGATGGGT ATGATACAGGAAATCGACTTCGGTTCCAGCTGGAGTTAGAGTTTGTGCAATGTCTGGCAAATCCAAATTACCTCAACT ttcttgCACAAAGAGGCTACTTCAAAGACAAGGCTTTTGTaaattatcttaaatatttactttattgGAAAGAACCTGAATATGCAAAATACCTGAA GTATCCTCAGTGTTTGCATATGTTAGAGCTGCTCCAGTATGAACACTTCCGCAAAGAACTGGTCAATGCTCAGTGTGCTAAATTTATTGATGAGCAACAGATTCTTCACTGGCAGCATTATTCTCGGAAAAGAATGCGTCTCCAGCAAGCgcttgcagagcagcagcaacaaaacaacaccTCTGTAAAATGA
- the MED31 gene encoding mediator of RNA polymerase II transcription subunit 31 isoform X4, whose protein sequence is MEDTYFLAQRGYFKDKAFVNYLKYLLYWKEPEYAKYLKYPQCLHMLELLQYEHFRKELVNAQCAKFIDEQQILHWQHYSRKRMRLQQALAEQQQQNNTSVK, encoded by the exons ATGGAAGATACATACT ttcttgCACAAAGAGGCTACTTCAAAGACAAGGCTTTTGTaaattatcttaaatatttactttattgGAAAGAACCTGAATATGCAAAATACCTGAA GTATCCTCAGTGTTTGCATATGTTAGAGCTGCTCCAGTATGAACACTTCCGCAAAGAACTGGTCAATGCTCAGTGTGCTAAATTTATTGATGAGCAACAGATTCTTCACTGGCAGCATTATTCTCGGAAAAGAATGCGTCTCCAGCAAGCgcttgcagagcagcagcaacaaaacaacaccTCTGTAAAATGA
- the TXNDC17 gene encoding thioredoxin domain-containing protein 17, giving the protein MGWEEKRVRGYPEFVQTAQRYHGRPIFALFCGDKDAEGRSWCPDCVTAEPVVRKELHNMPDESVFIYCLVGDRAYWKDPNNEFRKNLKLTGVPTLLKYGTPQKLVEEECFKAELVRMLFTED; this is encoded by the exons atgggcTGGGAGGAGAAGCGGGTGCGCGGGTACCCCGAGTTCGTGCAGACGGCGCAGCGCTACCACGGGCGGCCCATCTTCGCGCTCTTCTGCGGCGACAAGGACGCCGAGGGCAGGAGCTGGTGCCCGGACTGCGTGACGG CTGAACCGGTTGTGAGGAAGGAACTTCATAACATGCCCGATGAGTCTGTATTCATCTACTGCCTAGTAGGAGACAGAGCCTA CTGGAAAGATCCCAACAATGAATTCAGGAAGAATCTGAAACTAACAGGAGTGCCTACACTACTTAAGTATGGAACA cctcAGAAGCTGGTTGAAGAAGAATGTTTTAAAGCGGAGCTTGTGCGTATGTTGTTTACCGAAGACTAA